In Nicotiana tabacum cultivar K326 chromosome 19, ASM71507v2, whole genome shotgun sequence, one DNA window encodes the following:
- the LOC107830161 gene encoding NAC domain-containing protein 21/22-like isoform X1 has protein sequence MGLRDIGATLPPGFRFYPSDEELVCHYLFKKIANEEALKGTLVEIDLHTCEPWQLPEVAKLNSSEWYFFSFRDRKYATGFRTNRATTSGYWKATGKDRTVLDPRTRTTVGMRKTLVFYKNRAPNGIKSGWIMHEFRLENPHIPPKEDWVLCRVFHKAKAENSSNNILSPQNMYEVGVVSSPNNNMDQYHALPFGGYRPNMAATAVSQRPLHQSQKLFDLMEPESNQSSYTRLPQEMNKAPSNDQIAEDEYGFLLDMNFEDPSLQDEGVHSSIEDLTFDNDNSLVFI, from the exons ATGGGTTTAAGAGACATTGGAGCAACACTACCTCCTGGATTTAGATTCTATCCAAGTGATGAAGAATTAGTTTGCCATTATCTCTTCAAGAAAATTGCAAATGAAGAGGCTCTTAAAGGTACTTTAGTCGAAATCGATCTCCATACTTGTGAGCCATGGCAGCTTCCTG AGGTGGCAAAGCTCAACTCGAGTGAATGGTACTTCTTCAGCTTTCGAGATCGCAAATATGCAACTGGTTTTCGGACTAATCGGGCCACAACTTCGGGTTATTGGAAAGCCACGGGCAAGGATCGGACGGTGCTAGATCCTCGAACCCGTACGACCGTGGGGATGAGAAAAACTTTAGTCTTCTACAAGAATAGAGCTCCTAATGGAATTAAATCTGGTTGGATCATGCATGAATTCCGCCTCGAAAATCCACACATACCTCCTAAG GAAGATTGGGTGTTATGTCGAGTATTTCACAAAGCCAAAGCTGAGAACAGCAGTAACAACATTCTCAGCCCACAAAACATGTACGAGGTTGGTGTGGTTAGCTCTCCCAATAATAATATGGACCAGTACCATGCCTTGCCTTTCGGCGGCTACCGCCCTAATATGGCGGCCACCGCCGTCTCCCAACGCCCTCTTCATCAAAGCCAGAAGTTGTTTGATTTAATGGAACCAGAGAGCAACCAAAGCAGCTATACTCGGTTACCTCAAGAAATGAACAAAGCTCCATCGAATGATCAAATAGCCGAGGATGAGTATGGGTTCTTGCTGGACATGAATTTTGAAGATCCAAGTTTACAAGATGAAGGAGTGCATTCGAGCATTGAGGACTTGACATTTGATAATGATAACAGCTTGGTATTCATTTAA
- the LOC107830161 gene encoding NAC domain-containing protein 7-like isoform X2 produces the protein MSLLVVNYIYTYTHSSRLCTNSADSEVAKLNSSEWYFFSFRDRKYATGFRTNRATTSGYWKATGKDRTVLDPRTRTTVGMRKTLVFYKNRAPNGIKSGWIMHEFRLENPHIPPKEDWVLCRVFHKAKAENSSNNILSPQNMYEVGVVSSPNNNMDQYHALPFGGYRPNMAATAVSQRPLHQSQKLFDLMEPESNQSSYTRLPQEMNKAPSNDQIAEDEYGFLLDMNFEDPSLQDEGVHSSIEDLTFDNDNSLVFI, from the exons ATGTCTTTACTTGTAgtgaattatatatatacatacacacactcATCAAGGTTATGTACAAATTCAGCCGATTCCG AGGTGGCAAAGCTCAACTCGAGTGAATGGTACTTCTTCAGCTTTCGAGATCGCAAATATGCAACTGGTTTTCGGACTAATCGGGCCACAACTTCGGGTTATTGGAAAGCCACGGGCAAGGATCGGACGGTGCTAGATCCTCGAACCCGTACGACCGTGGGGATGAGAAAAACTTTAGTCTTCTACAAGAATAGAGCTCCTAATGGAATTAAATCTGGTTGGATCATGCATGAATTCCGCCTCGAAAATCCACACATACCTCCTAAG GAAGATTGGGTGTTATGTCGAGTATTTCACAAAGCCAAAGCTGAGAACAGCAGTAACAACATTCTCAGCCCACAAAACATGTACGAGGTTGGTGTGGTTAGCTCTCCCAATAATAATATGGACCAGTACCATGCCTTGCCTTTCGGCGGCTACCGCCCTAATATGGCGGCCACCGCCGTCTCCCAACGCCCTCTTCATCAAAGCCAGAAGTTGTTTGATTTAATGGAACCAGAGAGCAACCAAAGCAGCTATACTCGGTTACCTCAAGAAATGAACAAAGCTCCATCGAATGATCAAATAGCCGAGGATGAGTATGGGTTCTTGCTGGACATGAATTTTGAAGATCCAAGTTTACAAGATGAAGGAGTGCATTCGAGCATTGAGGACTTGACATTTGATAATGATAACAGCTTGGTATTCATTTAA